The DNA segment ATGAAGGGTATGACCAGCATGACGGGGTCGAAGTTGTAACCCATCCAGCCCACGAACCCCAGGCCCCAGATGGCCGACAGGCTGCCGGTGACGATCGGTACCCACCAGATGTTGCGATGGCCCAGGCTGACGTACAACAGCACGATCATCGCCAACACGGCGGCAATGAAGCAGATCATGATTGCCGGCAGATAATGATAGCCGTAGCCGCGCACCATCGGCTCGCCGGCCAAATAGATCTTGGTGTCCTTGTCGGTATATTTCTTGGCGATCGCCTGGGCGTCGTCGAAGAGCTCCTTGTAATTCATATGCTCTTCGTTGAAGGAGGCGGTGATGAGGGTGGCCTTGTCGTCGCGGCTGATCAGATGACTGAGCGCGCCGCGATGGATGAAGACTTGCTTGCGCAGTTCGTCCACTTCGGCCTGAGTATCGGGCGGGTTGGGATACATGTAGGGATGCATGTCGATGCCGCCGGGGACGGCTTCGGCATAGCCCTCGCGAAAGGAGCCGAGCGAGAATACTTCGTTGTGATTGACGCCATCCATCTTGTTGACGTCAAAAGTGATGTCGCTGATCTTGTTCAGGGTGGGGATGGTGAAGATGGTACCGTGGCGTGCCTCCAGCATCACGACCAGGGTTTGCGCGCCACCGAAGACTTTGTACTTCTCGTAGAGCTGGGTATAGGGATGGTTGCGTGGAAAGAAATCGGCGAAGTTGGTCGCTACCTGGACCTTGGTCACCCCGTACACCATGAAGGCACTGATCAGGATCAGGAGGATACCCACAGGTAGGCGAAAGCGCAGCACGAAACGACCCAGCCCGCCCATGCCCTCGGCGGCATGGCCGTCGATTTTCTCCAGCACTCCGGGCGGCAATCCCCGCCGCAACGACTCGCGCCAGCTGTGTTCGCCGGTCGCCGCGCTCAAGGCCCGCATTCTGTTTTCCGTCTCGGATGCCAAGGCTCGCCTCCGTCATGCGCTGCCGCGACGTACGCGGGGCGCGTCCGCGTTAGGGCTCCGGACCATTTGGGCCAGCCAGCCCTTTTAGTTGCCCGTTCTGTTGATGGTTTGTATGCGAGGGTAGCAAACCACTGGACCCGTTTGCGGCGGCTCTGTCGTTGGGCTCGCCATTTAGTCGAGCGTGACGATCGTCTCCTCCACAAAGCTTTCGATCGCCCACCGCGCGGTGTCTCGCCATTTCCCCGCTACGCACTCGAAATAAATAACCGTGTATCGTTCGTATCCCAGTTACACTAAAACGGCCCGCGCCAGCTTGCAATCCGCCGTTGTGCTTGAAGCGATGGTGACGGCTGGTTGCGCGGATATTTACCATAATGCAAGCGCAGCTTGTCAAACGAAGGATGGAAGAAATTTTCTACCCTGCGTTCAAGCCTTGGTCATCGCAGCAAACGAGAAGAGCCTACGCTAATAGGTAGTTGCGCTTGTAAGCAGTGCGGGTCTCATACGAGTTCATTATCCTCCATCAGGCACTCTCAAGCTCCACTGCGCGATCTTGCGCGCATTCGGCCCGCGATTGCGCTGCGCACGTGGAAACTTGCATTGCGCCCGCGAGTCGCACAAGCTCGTCGAATGGACTCGAAGAGTAGAGAGAATGGAGCTGGCCGCCCGCGATGGTGGGCTACAGGAGGCCTGGCTACGCTGGCGCTATTGCTGGCAGCCGCGCCAGCGTTCGCTACGTTGGGGCAAGCTTCGAACTCGGTGACGCTGGATCGGCAATCCATCAGCCCTGGCGGTGCGTTTACCCATCAAAGCGCGGCCGGATACAGCGTTAGCCAGTTTCAAACCGCGGTAGGCACCACGGTGCGAGAATATGTGGCGCCCGATGGGATGGTCTTTGGGGTAGCTTGGAACGGTCCCCAGCCGCCCAACCTAGCGGTGCTGTTGGGGAGTTACTTCAACCAATTTCAACAAGGCCTACGCCAACAGTTTTTGGGACTGCACCATTCGCTAGTTCAGGTCCAGGATCTGGTGATTCAAACCGGAGGGCATATGCTCGATTTGAGGGGGCGCGCCTATGTGCCCAGCCTGGTTCCGGCGGGGGTGGACGCGGAGGTGGTTCAGTGAACAGGCGCGGTGTGCTGCCGCTGTTGGGCGCCTGCCTGACTGTGGTCTGGACGGCGTGCGGCCAGGGCGGGAGCGGCGCCGGAGCTAATAACACTAACACCCAACCCACTCCCGTGTTGGCTGCCAACGCAATTGCGATGGTGGTCAACAACGGTCCGGTGCCCAGCGTGCGCTCGGCCGACCGCGCCTTCACCTCGGTTACGATTTGCTCGCCGGGCAGCACCGGCGGTTGCCAGACTATTTCTGGCATTCTGCTGGATAGTGGCTCCTTCGGCCTCCGGCTATTCGCTCAAACCGTGTCGCTCAGTTTGCCGCCCATCACCGACGGCGGGATATCGATCGGCGAGTGCGCCCCTTTTGCCAGCGGGGTGGTGGCGTGGGGGCCGATGGTGAGCGCGAACGTGATTTTGGGCGGCGAGCCCGCGGTTACCGTGCCGGTTCAGATCATGGCCGACAGTTCCTTCGCGTCGGCCCCGAGCAGTTGCAGCAGTAGGGGAGTGGTGTGGAGCGGTCCCAGCGACCCCACCGCAGGTGTCAACGGCGTGTTTGGGGTGGGCGTCTTTCCCACCGATCGCGGCGCCGGGCTTTACTTCACCTGT comes from the Candidatus Binataceae bacterium genome and includes:
- a CDS encoding DUF2844 domain-containing protein; translation: MDSKSRENGAGRPRWWATGGLATLALLLAAAPAFATLGQASNSVTLDRQSISPGGAFTHQSAAGYSVSQFQTAVGTTVREYVAPDGMVFGVAWNGPQPPNLAVLLGSYFNQFQQGLRQQFLGLHHSLVQVQDLVIQTGGHMLDLRGRAYVPSLVPAGVDAEVVQ
- a CDS encoding DUF3443 family protein, whose protein sequence is MNRRGVLPLLGACLTVVWTACGQGGSGAGANNTNTQPTPVLAANAIAMVVNNGPVPSVRSADRAFTSVTICSPGSTGGCQTISGILLDSGSFGLRLFAQTVSLSLPPITDGGISIGECAPFASGVVAWGPMVSANVILGGEPAVTVPVQIMADSSFASAPSSCSSRGVVWSGPSDPTAGVNGVFGVGVFPTDRGAGLYFTCPAQASCTQIDEAPSQDAADPVAFLPTDNNGVQFQLPAVGANGAAGVSGQLLMGIGTRSNNGLGSAAVYTTNNVGNFGTIFNGPSVPSVVDSGSNGLFFADPQIGTCPSDPGFFCPPSTLAFSAQVVGVNGQSSTVDFDIANAQHLFNTGNSAFDDLGGPFFAGQFDWGLPFFFGRNVFVGFAGATTPGGSGPFYGF